Below is a genomic region from Kribbella qitaiheensis.
GGTCGCTGACAGTAGGTGGATGAACACCCAACCATCAAACGCCTGACAGGAGTACCCGTGAACCCCCTCCGCACACTCACCCCCCAGTGCACGCGTCCCGCTTTCGTCCACCTCTCGAACGGCCCGTTCGTGGCTGACGGAGGCTGGGAGCTCGTTGTCGTACTGGGTCTGTTCTCCCTGGTCCTGGCCGCGGTCGGCGCCGGCCGCTTCTCACTCGACAGCGCGCTCACCCGAACCACTCGGCGGGCAACAGTTCCCGCCTGACCCCACACGCACGTCGGCCGGGCTCCCTGAGGAGCCCGGCCGACGTGCGTTACGCAGTACTCAGTTGTCGTCGTCGCGGCTCAGTTCGGCCAGGAACTGTTCGACCTCGGCGCCCAGCTCGTCGGCCGACGGCGTTGAGCCGGCCAGCAGGCTGCCGCGGGCAATCGAGCCCTCCGCGGCGTCGTACTGGGTTTCGAGGGCGTTGACCACGGCGGCGGCGTCGTCCGATGCCTCGACCTGCTCGTCGACCATGCGACCGGTGAGGGCGGCTTCGTCGAGGAGGGCCTTGCTAGGGAGCAGGAGGCCGGTAGCGGCCGAGATGGCGTGGACCAAAGCGAGTGCGGCACCCGGGAAGCGGTTCTCCGCCAGGTAGTGGGGCACGTGGACCGCGAAGCCCATGGCGTCCTTGCCGGCCTCGCCGAGTCGCACCTGCAACATCGTCGCGGCACTCGCCGGGAGGCGCATCTCGCCGTCCCAGATGTTCGAGCGCGTCACCAGCTCCGGCCCGGGTCGCGTGCGAGGTCAGCCCGAGCGGCCGGGTGTGCGGCACGCCCATCGGGATGCCGTGGACACCGATCGTCAGGGTCACGTTGTACCGCTCGATCAGCTGCCGCACCGCACCGGCGAACCGGTTCCAGTGGTTGTCGGGCTCGACGCCCTCCAGCAGCAGGAACTCGACGCCGGCGTCGTCCTTCATCAGGTGCAGGGACAGCTGCGGCGGGGTGTAGTCGATGAAACGGTCCTCGGCGAACGTCACCTCCGGGCGACGCGCCCGGTAGTCGTGCAGGAGGTCGACGTCGAACCTGGCCAGCAAGCGGTTGTCCAGTACTTCGAGCAGGTGGTCGGCGGTGACCCGCCCCGCCTGCCCGGCGTCCATGAACCCGTCCATTGAGTGCACCAGCACCTTCGGCGCAGCCGCCGGGCCGGTCGCCACCGACTCGTCGACGATCTCGTAGAGGTCGTCCGGTCGTAGCATCGTCGTCTCCTTCATCGTGGCCTTCGGGCGGGTCGGCTCGCTCTATCCTGCCCTCTGAGGGTCCAACGTCGGACCGGCGGGCAGGAATTCCGGCTGCCGGGATGTTTTCGCAGGTGTCCACGATCGGACTCGACGCGGGTAGGACGAGCGCTTTTGGAAAGCGCTTGCTAGCGTGCTCCTGTGCGCACTGAACCAGACTCCTCCCTGACCGCCCCCCAGCCGGCCGCTCCCCGGCCCGCTGTGATGCTCGCGATGAACGAGTCCAGCCGGGCCCGGGTGCTGGTCCCCCAGGTCCGCGCCCACCTCGACCGCGTCGCCGACGTACTGCCGGCCGGGCCCGGGAACGCCTTCCTCACCGATCCCGCGATCCGGGACGCGCTGGCCGAGACCGAGGTGCTGCTGACCGGCTGGGGCTGCCCGGCGATCACGCCCGAGGTGCTCGCGGCCGCGCCGAAGCTGCAGGCGATCATCCACGCGGCCGGGTCGGTGAAGGGCTTCGTCGATTCCGCCGTCTTCGACCGTGGGATCCAGGTGTCGTCCGCCGTGGTGGCGAACGCGCTGCCCGTCGCCGAGTTCACCGTCGCCACGATCGTGCTGAGCGGAAAGCGGGCGTTCCGGCTCGGCGCGGAGTACAAGAGGTCCGGGCGGAAGCCGGATCCCAGCTTCGTGCCCGGCAACTACGGCAGCACGGTCGGCCTGCTCGGCGCGTCCCGGATCGGCCGGATGGTCGCCGACCGGCTGCGCGCCTTCGACCTCGAAGTACTGATCAGCGACCCGTACCTGAGCGCGGCCGAGGCCGCCGAACTGGGTGCCGAACTGGTCGACCTGGAGGCGTTGTTCAGCCGCAGCGACATCTTGAGCGTGCACGCACCGTTGCTGCCCGAGACCGTCGGGCTGGTCGACGAGCGGCTGCTCGGCCTGCTGAAGGACGGCGCGGTGCTGATCAACACCTCGCGCGGCCGGATCATCAACGCCGCGGCGCTCGAGCAGGAATGCCGATCAGGCCGGATCGACGCGGTCCTCGACGTCACGGATCCCGAGCCGTTGCCGCCGGACTCGCCGCTGCTCGACCTGCCGAACGTGTTCCTGACGCCGCACCTGGCCGGGGGCCGTCGGCAACGAGGTCGCCCGGCTGGGTGAACTCGCGGTCGGCGAGGTGGAACGTTTTGCCGCCGGCATGCCTCTTCTCCATGACATCACCGCCGCCGACTTCCGGAGGATCGCATGAGCCGCCTCGTGCTCCCTGCCACCGACCGAGTCCTGTCCCGCCAGACGGGGTGGGTCCGCGCGCACTGGGAGGCGCTGGCGGATCACCTGCTCGACTCGCTGATCCCCTACACCTCCCCCGGCGCCGCCCGGCTCGTCATCCCCGGCCGGCCGAGCCGTTCCGGCACCGACTCCGACGAGTTGGAGGGCTTCGCCCGCTCGTTCATGCTCGCCGCCTTCCGGATCGCGGGGGTCCGCGGCGAAGGCTGCGAGAAGCTGATCGAGCGGTACGCCCGGGGCGTGGCCAACGGCGCGAACCCCGACCATCCGGAGGCGTGGCTGCGACTCACTCCGCGCTCGCAGCAGATGGTGGAAGCCGCCGCGATCGCGGTCGCGCTGCACGAGTCCCGCGAGTGGATCTGGGACCGGCTCGACACCCGCGCCCAGGAGCACGTGGCCGAGTGGCTCGGCGGCTTCATCGGATCCAGCACGCACGACAACAACTGGCGGCTGTTCCAGGTCGTCAGCGAGCAGTTCCTCGCCTCCGTGGGAGCGCCGTACTCGAAGGAGGACATCGAGGGCGGGCTGGACCGGATCGAGGACTGGTACATCGGCGACGGCTGGTACTCCGACGGCGACGGGCAGAAATTCGACAACTACATCGGCTGGGCGATGCACCTCTACCCCGGTCTCTGGGCCCGGATGGCGGCGGCCAGCCCCGGTACGGAGTACGACGATCGCCTGAAGGTCTATCGGGACCGGCTCCGGCTGTTCCTGGAGGACGCGGTGCACCTGGTCGGCAATGACGGCGCCCCGATCTACCAGGGCCGGTCGCTGACGTACCGGATGGCCGCGGCGGCGCCGTACTGGATGGGCCAGCTCCTCGACGCGACGCCGTTGAGCCCGGGACAGACCCGGCGGCTCTGCTCCGGCATCGCGCGGCACTTCGTCCAGCACGGCGTACCCGACGAACGCGGGCTGCTCACGCTCGGCTGGTACGACACCTTCCTGCCGACCACCCAGTCGTACTCCGGTCCTGGCTCGCCGTACTGGGCGAGCAAGGGGTTCGTCGGGCTCCTGTTGCCGCCGGAGCACCCGGTGTGGAGCGATCCCGAGGAGACCGTGCCGCTCGACGAGGCGGATCAGCTTCGCTCGATGCCGGCGCCGGGATGGCTGGTTCACGCGAGCCGGCACGACCAGCTGGTCCGGCTGGTCAATCACGGCTCCGATCACGCTTCGCCGGTCGAGCCTTCGGGGCCCGAGCCGGCCGCCGATCCGCACTACGACCGACTGGCGTTCTCCAACCACGCGGGTCCGGATCTGACCGATTCGTCGCCGCAGGTGGACAACTTGATCTCGCTGGTGGACCAGCAGGGCCGTACTTCGGCGCGTGGCTGGATCCGCCGGCTCTCGATCGGCGCCCGCTCCGCGGCTTCCTGGCACCAGGCGTGGCTGGCCGAAGACGGTCCGTGGGCGATCGAGACCGCTTCTGTGGTCCACGGTGGCTGGGAGATCCGCTGTTCGCTGGTCGAGGGACCGGCCGGCTCGCTCGTCCGCAGCGGCGGGTACGCGGTCGCGGGCAACTCCTTGCCTTCAGCAACGGCTTCCGGCGGCTGGGCGTCGGCCCGGAACTCCGACGGGCTGATGTCGGCCGTGGTCAACCTGCACGGGTACGACGATGCCGGCGTGCATCGCGATCTCGGCGCGAATCCGTTCGGGCCGCACTCGGCCACGCCGTACCTGACCGCCGCCCACTACGGTGAACCGCTCGTGCTCGTGTACGCCGTGATGCTGACCCGCGACGCGATCCCGCCGGAGGCGCTTGCCGACGGCATCGAGCTCGCGGTGACCGGCCACGAGATCACCATCACACTTCCCGGCGCAGGCACCGAGACGGTTCGGCTCGGGAACCGCTGACCCCGTACCGTTGGAGTTATGACCGAAGCAACTGCCACCGACGCCTTCGCCGAAGCCGTCGCTACCGAACCGAGCACGGCGAACCAGGAGAAGTTGTGGAAGGCAACGTTCTCGCTGGACCGCTGGTGGTTCGTCCAGCGCGGTGAGCCGGAGAACCCGCAGCCGTTCGTCGGCGTCCACGAGGATCAGCCCTTCTTGATGGCGTTCACGACGGCCGAGCGGGCCCGGACCTTCGCCGTGGAGAACGACCTGGCCGGACCGGACGAAGAAGTTCTGGTGCTGGCGCTGACGCCGTCCGATGCCGTCGTACAGGCTCCGGTCTGGCTGCAGCAGGGCATCGCGGCGATCAGTTTCGACCACGGCGTGAGCGGCTACTTCGCTCCGCTCGGCAATCTGCCTGCGATCCGTTCGCATCTGGAAGGGCTGGCATGACACGCCGTTAGGGCAGCCTCGCCAACGGTGAGATTTGGCTGTGTGAGCGTTAGATTGGCTGCCATGAGCACGTACGCGAAACTCCTTCAAGAACAGATTCACAACGAATTCACGGCGTCCCAGCAATACACGGCCGTCGCGGTCTGGTACGACGACCAGGACCTCCCGCAGCTCGCGTCGCACTTCTACAAGCAGTCCCTGGAAGAGCGCAACCACGCGATGATGATGGTCCAGTACCTGCTGGACATGGACATCCGGCCGCAGATCCCGGGCATCGGCGACGTGGTGAACGACTTCGCCTCCGCGCTGGAGCCGCTCGAACTCGCGCTGCAGCAGGAGATCACCGTCACCAAGCAGATCGAGACGCTGGCCCGGACCGCTCGCGACGACGGCGATTACGTCGGCGAGCAGTTCATGCAGTGGTTCCTCAAGGAGCAGGTCGAGGAGGTCTCCGCGATGACCACGCTGGTGAACGTCGCGAAGCGCGCCGGCGACAAC
It encodes:
- a CDS encoding DoxX family protein; translation: MNPLRTLTPQCTRPAFVHLSNGPFVADGGWELVVVLGLFSLVLAAVGAGRFSLDSALTRTTRRATVPA
- a CDS encoding ferritin, encoding MSTYAKLLQEQIHNEFTASQQYTAVAVWYDDQDLPQLASHFYKQSLEERNHAMMMVQYLLDMDIRPQIPGIGDVVNDFASALEPLELALQQEITVTKQIETLARTARDDGDYVGEQFMQWFLKEQVEEVSAMTTLVNVAKRAGDNLFHLEDFLAREVSGPNGSDPTAPAAAGGTV
- a CDS encoding DUF2264 domain-containing protein, with translation MSRLVLPATDRVLSRQTGWVRAHWEALADHLLDSLIPYTSPGAARLVIPGRPSRSGTDSDELEGFARSFMLAAFRIAGVRGEGCEKLIERYARGVANGANPDHPEAWLRLTPRSQQMVEAAAIAVALHESREWIWDRLDTRAQEHVAEWLGGFIGSSTHDNNWRLFQVVSEQFLASVGAPYSKEDIEGGLDRIEDWYIGDGWYSDGDGQKFDNYIGWAMHLYPGLWARMAAASPGTEYDDRLKVYRDRLRLFLEDAVHLVGNDGAPIYQGRSLTYRMAAAAPYWMGQLLDATPLSPGQTRRLCSGIARHFVQHGVPDERGLLTLGWYDTFLPTTQSYSGPGSPYWASKGFVGLLLPPEHPVWSDPEETVPLDEADQLRSMPAPGWLVHASRHDQLVRLVNHGSDHASPVEPSGPEPAADPHYDRLAFSNHAGPDLTDSSPQVDNLISLVDQQGRTSARGWIRRLSIGARSAASWHQAWLAEDGPWAIETASVVHGGWEIRCSLVEGPAGSLVRSGGYAVAGNSLPSATASGGWASARNSDGLMSAVVNLHGYDDAGVHRDLGANPFGPHSATPYLTAAHYGEPLVLVYAVMLTRDAIPPEALADGIELAVTGHEITITLPGAGTETVRLGNR
- a CDS encoding hydroxyacid dehydrogenase, which translates into the protein MRTEPDSSLTAPQPAAPRPAVMLAMNESSRARVLVPQVRAHLDRVADVLPAGPGNAFLTDPAIRDALAETEVLLTGWGCPAITPEVLAAAPKLQAIIHAAGSVKGFVDSAVFDRGIQVSSAVVANALPVAEFTVATIVLSGKRAFRLGAEYKRSGRKPDPSFVPGNYGSTVGLLGASRIGRMVADRLRAFDLEVLISDPYLSAAEAAELGAELVDLEALFSRSDILSVHAPLLPETVGLVDERLLGLLKDGAVLINTSRGRIINAAALEQECRSGRIDAVLDVTDPEPLPPDSPLLDLPNVFLTPHLAGGRRQRGRPAG